DNA sequence from the Sulfurimonas sp. HSL3-1 genome:
ATACTGTAGGGAGTATGACGGTTCTGCGGATGCACAAGCACACCGCTCGGTTTGTCAAACAGCGCAAACGACTTCGTTTGAAACACAGGATCAAGACCGCGGGAGACCGGTTCAAACATAACACACTGAAACAAACCCTCGACGTCGCCGCCGGGATCGCGCATCAACTCACCGTCGATAAAGATACGGCCCTTGGAAATATAGCGTTGTGCATCGCGCTGGGTGAAGCCGAGTTCGCGTATCAAAAAGAGGAAAGCCTTCATGCGTTTTGGGGCAACGAAATCTTTGAGAACGAACGGCAAATTAAACCCTTTATTAGTGACGCTTGGCTATTATCTACTTTATATAAAAGCGGCATTTTAGCATAGGAACGATGTGTCTTTTCCGTCGAATCCCGCTAATAAAAACCGCAGCAACGAGGAGCGAGAATGGTAGAACGCTATGCCAGAGAAGAGATGGCATCCAAATGGACGATGCAGGCAAAATATCAGGCCTGGCTCGATGTCGAAAAAGCGGTTGTCAAAGCCTGGAACAGACTGGGGCTCATCCCCGATGATGATGCAAAAAAAATTGTAGAGAACGCCGGCTTCGACGTCGAGCGCATCGATGAGATCGAGAAGGTGACGCGCCACGACCTGATTGCCTTCACGACCTCCGTTTCGGAGACACTCGGCGACGAGAGCCGCTGGTTCCACTACGGCATGACCTCCTCCGATACGATCGACACGGCCGTTGCCCTGCAGATGAAAGACTCCCTTGCCCTGATCATCGAAGATGTCAAAATGCTTATGGAATCCATCAAGAAACGCGCGGAAGAGCACAAGATGACCCTGATGGTCGGACGCTCCCACGGCATCCACGGCGAACCGATCACCTTCGGTCTCGTACTGGCCGTCTGGTACGACGAGATGCACCGCCATCTCAAGAACCTGGAGGAGACCATGGAGGTCATCTCCGTCGGTCAGGTCTCCGGCGCGATGGGCAACTTCGCCCACGCCCCGCTGGAGCTCGAGGAGTACACCTGCGAAGAGCTCGGCCTTCAACCGGCCCCCGCGTCCAACCAGGTCATCCAGCGCGACCGCTATGCACGCCTGGCGACCTCCCTCGCCCTGATGGCGAGCAGCATCGAGAAGTTCGCCGTCCAGGTACGCCACTGGCAGCGCACGGAAGTCTACGAAGTCGAAGAGTTCTTCGCCAAAGGGCAGAAAGGCTCCTCCGCCATGCCGCACAAGCGCAACCCTATTCTCACGGAGAACATCACCGGTCTGGCACGCATGATCCGCGCCTACTCCATCCCGGCGATGGAGAACGTCTCGCTGTGGCACGAACGCGACATCTCCCACAGCTCCACGGAGCGCTTCTGGCTGCCGGACGCCTTCATCACCTCGGACTTCATGCTCCACCGCATGAATAACGTCATCGCTAACATGGTCGTTTATCCGGAGAACATGATGAAGAACCTCAACCTCACGGGCGGCCTCGTCTTCTCCCAGCGCGTTCTGCTCGAGCTTCCCAAACAGGGCGTGAGCCGCGAAGATGCCTACCGCATCGTCCAGCGCAACGCCATGAAGGTGTGGGAAGGACTGCAGCAGGGCAGACCGGCGCTGAACGAAAAGGGCGAGAGCCTCTATCTGCAGTACCTGCTCGGCGACGAAGAGCTCAGAGCGAGTCTGGACGAGGGACAAATTCGCGAATGTTTTAACTACGATTACTATACGAAAAACGTGGATAAAATTTTTGCAAGGGTCTTTAGCAAATAACAATCTAATTCGAATATAATTTCCTTATCTTCCTGCCTCTTTTTCAAAGGGAGTCGATAAGGAAAACAACTAAAACAGTGTAGGAAGAGCCTTCACCTCTTTTCTATTTTGCATTCATACTACGAACTTTCTGTAAAGGCAAATAATGGTCACGATCATCAAACGAAACGGACGCAGAGAACCGCTCGATATTACAAAAATCCAGAAGTATACTTCCGCAGCTGTCACCGGGCTCACCAACGTGAGCCAGAGCGAACTCGAAGTCGATGCGCAGATCCAGTTCCGTGACGGTACCACGTCCCGGGAGATTCAGGAGACCCTGATCAAAACCGCTGTCGACAAGATCGATATCGACGCACCAAACTGGACGTTTGTCGCCGCACGCCTGTTTCTGTTCGACCTTTACCACCGTGTGAACGGTTTTACCGGTTACTGCAAACTGGAAAAGTATTTTGAAAAAGGGGAAAAAGAGGGTCGCATCCTGTTAGGCCTGCGTAACAAGTACGACCTCGACGACCTCGATGCCTATATCGACCCCGACCGCGACCTGCAGTTCACCTACCTCGGTATCCGCACCCTCTACGACCGCTACCTGATCAAAGACCGCAGCGGCGACCCGATCGAGCTGCCGCAGCATATGTTCATGGCTGTCTCGATGTTCCTCGCACAGAACGAGGAGAACCCGCAGGAGTGGGCGAAAAAGTTCTATGACATGATCTCCAAGTTCGAAGTCATGATGGCGACGCCTACCCTCTCTAACGCGCGGACGACTCGCCACCAGCTCAGCTCCTGTTATATCGGTTCGACACCGGATAACATTGAAGGGATCTTCGACAGTTACAAAGAGATGGCCCTGCTCTCCAAATTCGGCGGCGGGATCGGCTGGGACTGGACCCAGGTCCGCTCTATGGGTTCGTATATCGACGGCCACAAGAATGCCGCCGGCGGTACCGTACCGTTTTTGAAGATCACCAACGACATCGCCATCGCCGTCGACCAGCTCGGCACCCGCAAAGGGGCCATTGCCGTCTACTTGGAACCATGGCACATGGATATTATCGATTTCCTCGATCTGAAGAAAAACTCCGGCGAGGAGCGCCGCCGCGCCCACGACCTCTTCCCCGCGCTCTGGATCAACGACCTCTTTATGAAGCGTGTCCAGGAGGACGGCATCTGGACGACCTTTGATCCCCTTGAATGCAAAGAGCTCTCCGAAGTCCACGGCGAAGCGTTTGAAAAGCGTTATCTTGAGCTCGAACAGGATGAGAGTGTCCTCAAAGAGCGCCACAAGGCAAAGGACCTCTGGAAACGGATCCTCACAAGTTACTTCGAAACCGGTAGCCCCTTCCTCTGCTTCAAGGACAACGCTAACAAAGCTAACCCGAACGATCACTACGGCATCATCCGCAGCTCGAACCTCTGTACGGAGATCTTCCAGAACACCCAGCCGAACCACTACCTGATCAAACTCAAGTTTGAAAACGGTGAGTGCCTCACCTACGAAGAGGAGGAGCTTGTCAAAGTCGACAGCGGGATCGAGAAACCGGCCAAGAAGGTCACCGCCCTCGACAGCATCGGCGGACAGCAGATCTATATTGTCGAAAAAGAGAAGGTCGACGGCGCGACGGCGGTGTGCAACCTTGCCTCCGTCAACCTCTCCCGCGTCAACACCAAAGAGGACATCGACCGCATCGTCCCGATCGCCGTACGCGCACTCGATAACGTTATCGACCTCAACTTCTACCCGCTGGAGAAGGTCAAACGCACTAACGCACGCAGCCGTTCCATCGGCCTGGGCGTTATGGGCGAAGCGCAAATGCTCGCCGAAGCGGGAGTGAGCTGGGGCAGCCAGGAGCACTTCGACAAGATCGACGAGGTGATGGAAGCTGTCAGCTATAACGCCATCAAGGCGTCATCAAACCTCTCTGTAGAAAAGGGAAGCTACCCTGAATTCGAGGGTTCCAAGTGGAGCCGCGGCATCCTGCCGATGGACCACGCCAACGCCGAAGTCCTCAACCTCGTCGACCGCGGCGGGCTCTTTGCCTCCGCCTACGACTGGGAGAGCCTGCGCGAAACGGTCAAAACACAGGGGATGCGCAACGGTTACCTGATGGCGATCGCTCCCACTTCCTCCATCTCCATCCTCACGGGTACGACGCAGACGATCGAGCCGGTCTACAAACGCAAATGGTACGAAGAGAACCTCTCCGGCCTCATCCCGGTCTGCGCCCCGAATCTGAGTCCGGATACCTGGTCCTTCTACACGCCGGCGTATGACCTCGACCAGACGATCCTCGTCAAAGCGGCCTCTATTCGCCAGAAGTGGATCGACCAGGGGCAGAGCCTCAACATCTTCATTACCCTCGACAAAGCCAGCGGGAAGTACCTCAACGAGATCTACATGCTCGCCTGGCGCCTGGGGATCAAATCGACCTACTACCTGCGTTCACAGTCGCCGGAAGCGACGAACGACGTCGAAGACCGCTCCATGGAATGCGTGGGCTGTCAGTGAAACCACTCTCGACAGCTTCAGCCGCCTCGCAACTGCTGGAGCGCATCGTGAACGGCGAAGGGGCGATGCTGCGCTCCCTCGCCTTGAACGGACCTACAACCGCCACCCTCACCCTCTCCGTTCAGGACAAACACCGCGGTTATGACTGGATCGATATCAGCTTTGAAATGAGCGGTATGAACGACGCCAAGCTCGTCGACGACAAACAGCTGGACTTTATCGATACGGATGAAGGTATCACGGTGGTGTTTGAAGATGGGCAGTGGGGATTGGCCGTGGGCCGTTATGCGGGTCTGGAAGCGCTCAAAAGCGCTCCCCTGTATGTTATCGGCGCCTCTTTGAAATACGCAGAGGCGCCCTTCAGCGGGTGATCAGGAGATCACCTTCTCATTATGACGGCGCCCTTCCCGGCTCCGTTTTACTTCGCAGCCCTTGAGTCTGCTGGTCATTTCCTTGGCCTCGCGCTCGGTGATCTCACGGGCTTTGAGTGCATCCTTGATGACGTTGGCGTTCAGATAGACATGCGTCATTTTCGTCTCTCCTCTCTTTGCAGTACGTGACATGTCAATGAGGGTTATCGAGTGTCCCTGTCAGGTTCACAACACGGCACATCTCCGGCGGTAAACAGCTTCATACCATTTGAGACGTCAAAACAGTGTCGAATTGTGGGAGCATTTTTTTCAGCCGAATCTTAATGGTATAACGGATAAGGTAATAAAAAGATAATGTGTAACAATTAGTTACTGTTCGGTTTCACTCTAATCCTGTTGCAAGACGGGTCATAAGGGTCGTGCAGCAGGTTTCGATCATCGTAAAGACTTTTTCGAACCCTTCGAAGCCGGGAAAGAAATAGGGGTCCGGCACGTCTTCGCCGCCGTAACCGAAATCGCCCAGTTTGTAGACGTTAGCCATCCCCATGCGTTTGAGATCGGCGACGTTCTTCGCATCCAGAGCGACGATAACGTCAAAAGCGTCCGCATCGCCCGGACACACCTGGCGAGCGCGGTACGCGGCGATGTCCAAGCCATGCGCTTTCGCCACCCGGACCGAGTGGTCGCAGGGGGGTTCGCCGATATGCCAGGAACCCGTGCCCGCGGAATCGATCCGCAGTGCCATGCCCTTTGCTTCCGCCTGCGAGCGCAGGATCGCCTCGGCCAGCGGAGAGCGGCAGATGTTGCCGAGACAGACAAACAGGATCGAACGCACCGTTAGCCGTTCGTATAGAGGTAACGTTTGATCTTTTTCGTCGGCGTTTTGACGAAGGGTTCGCGCTGCTCGATGACCCGCGCGATACGGGAAAACCTGGAGACGCTTTCGTTTGTCTCTGTTTTGATGCGCTCGAGCAGTTTTTCAATCTCAATGTGCTGCTCCGTCTCGGAGAGCTTCGTGATGTCCATGTGTTCGTCGAGCATTTCGTAATTGAGGTGAATCCGCGCCACGAGCTGCTTTTCAACCTCGTAGACAAGCGCATCCTCGACAAGCTCGTCCTCCATGATCTTCGCCTCGAGCTGCTCGGGATAGATATTTTCGCCGCTGGGACCGAGTATGACGTTTTTGGAACGTCCGCTGAGGAAAAGATAGCCCTCCGCATCGATATAGCCGAGGTCCTCTGTATTGAACCAGCCGTCTTCGTGCAGCACCTCTGCGCTCTTCTCCGGATCCTTGTAATAGCCGAGCATGACGTTCGGCCCCTTGGCCCAAACCGTCCCGACCCCCTTTTCGTCCGGGTCGGCGATGCGCAGCTCGACCGAGGAGATCGCCGGGCCGATCGCCCCTACTTTCGTCTTAAAAGGAGCGCCGGCCGCGAGCAGGGGCGCCGTCTCCGTCAGGCCGTAACCGATGGCATACGGGAAGCCCGCGTCATCCAGGAAGTGTTCCACCATCGGCGAAAGCGGTGCCCCGCCTATTCCGAAGATGCGCAGCTCGCCGCCGAAAGTCTGCA
Encoded proteins:
- the purB gene encoding adenylosuccinate lyase, which encodes MVERYAREEMASKWTMQAKYQAWLDVEKAVVKAWNRLGLIPDDDAKKIVENAGFDVERIDEIEKVTRHDLIAFTTSVSETLGDESRWFHYGMTSSDTIDTAVALQMKDSLALIIEDVKMLMESIKKRAEEHKMTLMVGRSHGIHGEPITFGLVLAVWYDEMHRHLKNLEETMEVISVGQVSGAMGNFAHAPLELEEYTCEELGLQPAPASNQVIQRDRYARLATSLALMASSIEKFAVQVRHWQRTEVYEVEEFFAKGQKGSSAMPHKRNPILTENITGLARMIRAYSIPAMENVSLWHERDISHSSTERFWLPDAFITSDFMLHRMNNVIANMVVYPENMMKNLNLTGGLVFSQRVLLELPKQGVSREDAYRIVQRNAMKVWEGLQQGRPALNEKGESLYLQYLLGDEELRASLDEGQIRECFNYDYYTKNVDKIFARVFSK
- a CDS encoding ribonucleoside-diphosphate reductase subunit alpha gives rise to the protein MVTIIKRNGRREPLDITKIQKYTSAAVTGLTNVSQSELEVDAQIQFRDGTTSREIQETLIKTAVDKIDIDAPNWTFVAARLFLFDLYHRVNGFTGYCKLEKYFEKGEKEGRILLGLRNKYDLDDLDAYIDPDRDLQFTYLGIRTLYDRYLIKDRSGDPIELPQHMFMAVSMFLAQNEENPQEWAKKFYDMISKFEVMMATPTLSNARTTRHQLSSCYIGSTPDNIEGIFDSYKEMALLSKFGGGIGWDWTQVRSMGSYIDGHKNAAGGTVPFLKITNDIAIAVDQLGTRKGAIAVYLEPWHMDIIDFLDLKKNSGEERRRAHDLFPALWINDLFMKRVQEDGIWTTFDPLECKELSEVHGEAFEKRYLELEQDESVLKERHKAKDLWKRILTSYFETGSPFLCFKDNANKANPNDHYGIIRSSNLCTEIFQNTQPNHYLIKLKFENGECLTYEEEELVKVDSGIEKPAKKVTALDSIGGQQIYIVEKEKVDGATAVCNLASVNLSRVNTKEDIDRIVPIAVRALDNVIDLNFYPLEKVKRTNARSRSIGLGVMGEAQMLAEAGVSWGSQEHFDKIDEVMEAVSYNAIKASSNLSVEKGSYPEFEGSKWSRGILPMDHANAEVLNLVDRGGLFASAYDWESLRETVKTQGMRNGYLMAIAPTSSISILTGTTQTIEPVYKRKWYEENLSGLIPVCAPNLSPDTWSFYTPAYDLDQTILVKAASIRQKWIDQGQSLNIFITLDKASGKYLNEIYMLAWRLGIKSTYYLRSQSPEATNDVEDRSMECVGCQ
- a CDS encoding low molecular weight protein-tyrosine-phosphatase, which gives rise to MRSILFVCLGNICRSPLAEAILRSQAEAKGMALRIDSAGTGSWHIGEPPCDHSVRVAKAHGLDIAAYRARQVCPGDADAFDVIVALDAKNVADLKRMGMANVYKLGDFGYGGEDVPDPYFFPGFEGFEKVFTMIETCCTTLMTRLATGLE